From a single Anaerolineaceae bacterium oral taxon 439 genomic region:
- a CDS encoding transcriptional regulator — MENPRHWRLKKQRYALIGEECPHCAGKIFPPRDVCPHCGLEAKTAYQFSGKGEVYSYTKLTEGPAGYRQNAPYFVALIKLQEGPIITAQLTDIGDEEIKIGTPVEMVTRKLRDDGDRHGAILYGYKFRPILQEVPAAERTAG, encoded by the coding sequence ATGGAAAATCCTCGCCATTGGCGGCTAAAAAAACAACGATATGCGCTGATTGGAGAAGAATGCCCGCATTGTGCCGGAAAAATTTTCCCGCCGCGGGACGTATGCCCGCATTGCGGACTGGAAGCCAAAACCGCGTATCAGTTCAGCGGGAAAGGCGAGGTTTATTCCTACACGAAGTTAACCGAAGGACCAGCCGGCTATCGTCAGAACGCACCGTATTTCGTCGCGCTGATCAAGCTCCAGGAAGGCCCGATTATCACGGCGCAGCTAACCGACATCGGCGACGAAGAAATCAAGATCGGAACGCCGGTCGAGATGGTAACGCGGAAGCTTCGCGACGACGGAGACCGTCACGGAGCAATTCTTTACGGGTATAAATTCCGCCCCATCCTGCAGGAAGTTCCCGCGGCGGAGAGAACCGCAGGCTGA